In Acidobacteriota bacterium, the sequence CGCCTTCACCGACTGGCCACTGGTGGTCTTGACGGACGAGCCGGTTCGCGCAGCCGCGAGCTCGATCAACTTCCTCTGGAGCACCTTCACACGCTTCGAGCCGGCAGCGGACATCCATGCCGCGAACGTCGAAGTAAAACGCCATCACCTCTCCTACACGCCGCCGATCGTGATCGATGCTCGGACGAAACCGCCGTATCCGGATGAGCTCTTCTGCGATCCCGAGACTGCTGATCTCGTGACCCGCCGCTGGTCCGAGTATTTTCCGGATGGCGACGTGGAGATGGGGGACTCCGATCGGGCGCATCTCGATTGACGGCAGCTGAACCGTCTGGCCGACAAACTCTCGGGTGTCGAATTCGGATTTCGGATTTCGGATTTCGGATTTTCCGCCCACCCTCCCGAGGTGCCGGGGGGCGGAGGGGAATTCAAAACTCAAAACTTAAAACTCAAAACTCAGAATTCCTCTGCGGTGCTACCATCCGGACAAACGATCGGAGAGGGGGCCATGGCCGACCGCACTGTGCTGGACATCTACCGCCACGAAGTGGATGCGCCGCGTCCCGAGCACTATGCGCACTGGACACCTTTAGGTCGGAGGGCTCTTTCGACCGAGGAATTCTTTCGCCGGACCTGTGCTCTGGCCGAATCATTTGCCGACCTCGGAGTCGAAGCCGGTGATCGCGTCGTATTGCTGTCTGACAATCGGCCCGAGTGGCACATGGTCGACCTCGCTGTGCTCGATCTCGGGGCGGTCGACGTGCCGGTTTACCAGACCCTGACCCCCGCCCAACTCGCGTATCAGGTCAGAGATTCCGGCGCCCGGGTCGCCATCGCGGAGAATGGTGTCCACATGGCCAAGTTCGTCGAGATTCGGGGTGACTGTCCGGATCTGCGCCACCTCGTGCAGATCGAAGGGGATCCCGCGGGTGAAGTCCTCGAATTCGACGAGCTGTGTCGAGCTGGCACGGGTGCGTCGGAGGAGAAATTCTGGGATCGAGCCGCGAAGATCGACGAAATGAACCTGGCGACGATCATCTACACCTCCGGTACCACCGGCGATCCCAAGGGAGTGATGCTGAGTCATCAAAATCTGACTCAGAACGTCATATTCACGAATCAGAGGCTACTCGGAGACCAAACCGATCTCGCCCTGGAGTTCCTGCCGCTGTGCCACACGGCAGAGCGGCTGGCCGGCTACTGCTACATGCAACACGCCATGTCCAAGGCCTACTGCACGGTCGCGCATGTCGGTGGGTTGTTCGCCAAGATCGCTCCGACGGTTTTCTTCGCGGCACCTCGGGTGTACGAAAAGGTCTATCAGAAAGTCATCGAGATGGTCGGGGCATCGTCACCGGTCAAACGCAAGCTCTTCAGTTGGGCTCTCCGAGTGGGTGAGGCGGCAAACGATTGCCGAATTGCGGGTCACGCGCCCGGGTCGGGCCTGAGGTACCGGCACGCTCTGGCGGACAGGCTGGTGCTCTCGAAGATCCGAGACAGGCTCGGTGGACGGGTTCGGTTGTGCATCACAGGTGCCGCGGAGCTGCCTTCTTATGTTTCCGATTTCTTTCACGCTCTCGGAATTCCGATGTCTGACGCCTACGGTCTCACCGAGACGTCTCCGTGCGTAGTGGTCGGCAGCGTCGAACCCGGGAAAGTCCGACGCGGATGGCTCGGACAGCCTCTGAAGAATCTCGAAGTCAAGCTGGCCGAGGACGGCGAGGTGCTGGTCAAGGGCCCGAGTGTGATGATGGGTTACTGGAACAAGCCTGAGCAGACCGCCGAGGCCTTCGACGAAGGCGGCTACCTGCGAACCGGTGACATCGGCGAGATGGATGACGATGGGTACCTCAGGATCATCGATCGCAAGAAGGACCTCATCGTCACCTCGGGCGGCAAGAACGTGGCCCCTCAGCCGA encodes:
- a CDS encoding long-chain fatty acid--CoA ligase: MADRTVLDIYRHEVDAPRPEHYAHWTPLGRRALSTEEFFRRTCALAESFADLGVEAGDRVVLLSDNRPEWHMVDLAVLDLGAVDVPVYQTLTPAQLAYQVRDSGARVAIAENGVHMAKFVEIRGDCPDLRHLVQIEGDPAGEVLEFDELCRAGTGASEEKFWDRAAKIDEMNLATIIYTSGTTGDPKGVMLSHQNLTQNVIFTNQRLLGDQTDLALEFLPLCHTAERLAGYCYMQHAMSKAYCTVAHVGGLFAKIAPTVFFAAPRVYEKVYQKVIEMVGASSPVKRKLFSWALRVGEAANDCRIAGHAPGSGLRYRHALADRLVLSKIRDRLGGRVRLCITGAAELPSYVSDFFHALGIPMSDAYGLTETSPCVVVGSVEPGKVRRGWLGQPLKNLEVKLAEDGEVLVKGPSVMMGYWNKPEQTAEAFDEGGYLRTGDIGEMDDDGYLRIIDRKKDLIVTSGGKNVAPQPIESRLKQSHLVDVAVLVGERRNFISILISPDFEQLELWAAEHDVTFDGIEDLLGKPEVTAVFQEAVDAVNAELARYEQIREFRLLPEALTIENGFLTPTLKVKRSIVNERFAEIIEGIYSA